The stretch of DNA GAGGCCGGGGCGGTCATCGCCACGGCGCCCAGCAAGGCAGCGAGCACGCATCTCATGAGATCTTCTCCTGGGGGGCTTCACTAGTTGAGGGAATCGCCTGCTCTCTGCTTCTTCTAAGTTCCGAACGTGGGCCTCACTGGCTCAACGCGATGCCATCCGAGCGATGGCCGGTCAAGCGATGGACATCGGGATCGATGTCGAAACTGACGAAGTTGACCGACCCGTCGCACATCGACATGTTGAATCCGCCGGAGTGAGCCGAGCCGAACTTCACGTCCTCACCAATCGTTGATCCGGACTTGTCGGGTTCAAGATTAACAGCACGATTTAGATTGATCGTAGCGACGGTCGTCCGCAGCGTGTCCTCATTGGAGCCGCTGAACCCCGCTTCATTATCGCCTTCGTCAAGACCATCGTCGTAGTGATCGGTGGACATATACTTCTCACCGACCATATAGACCTTGGAAGTGCCATCGGTGATCTTGGCGAACGTGATCTCGGATCGGCAGAACACGACGCCTGTGCCTTGAGTAACAGTCATTGCCGTTTTCGTGTCGGGATCCCGAGTTGACCAGACGGGCTGCCATGCAAAGTTCAGGGCAGCGTCGTAGTTCGTCTGGCTGTAGGGGATGCCCGCCGGATTGACCGTGGCTTCGCCACTGAACATGTCCCCCGCATTCGCGGCGTAGTCGGTGCGACTGGAAACGTCGATCGGTAGCTCGCAGTAGGCATACGGCAGGCTGGGGTTTTGTAGTGCGAAGAGATTGGCGCCTCGACGGCTTGGGCAAGTCATGCCTTCGAATGGCGACTGCACGCGCTTCTTCGTTGCCTCTTCCCTTGCCGCGCCAGTGAGACCGTCGCCGAGGTCGTGCAGCGCCTGCTCTTCGATGTACGGCAGGATGTTGTAGAGCCATCCACCTGGTTGCTCCTTGCCGTAACCGTACTCGGGATACCCGAGCCAGTTGAACACCCACCCACCGGTCGGCAGGTGCTTGTGCGTGTCGTGGTGCATGTGGAACGCGAGCGCCAGCTGCTTGAGCTGGTTCTTGCACTGCGTCCGACGAGCCGCTTCGCGGGCCGCCTGCACCGCGGGGAGCAGCAGCGCCACCAGGATGCC from Botrimarina mediterranea encodes:
- a CDS encoding DUF1559 domain-containing protein, whose amino-acid sequence is MTRRSSDDRRGFTLVELLVVIAIIGILVALLLPAVQAAREAARRTQCKNQLKQLALAFHMHHDTHKHLPTGGWVFNWLGYPEYGYGKEQPGGWLYNILPYIEEQALHDLGDGLTGAAREEATKKRVQSPFEGMTCPSRRGANLFALQNPSLPYAYCELPIDVSSRTDYAANAGDMFSGEATVNPAGIPYSQTNYDAALNFAWQPVWSTRDPDTKTAMTVTQGTGVVFCRSEITFAKITDGTSKVYMVGEKYMSTDHYDDGLDEGDNEAGFSGSNEDTLRTTVATINLNRAVNLEPDKSGSTIGEDVKFGSAHSGGFNMSMCDGSVNFVSFDIDPDVHRLTGHRSDGIALSQ